AAATTATGAAAATGCTATAGATTATTTTAATAAATCGCTGGAAATAGCACCAGATAATTCATTTGTTCATTTTCTGCTTGGAAATGCATACTCTAGAGCTGGTCTTATAAAAGAAGCTATTAATAGTTATGATTTTGCTATATTTTTAGACTTAGATATTTATACAGCACATTTGGATTTTGCAAAAAAATATGAAGCGATAGGGCAAAAACAGAGAGCTTTAAAAGAATATGTTATAGCTTATGAAATAGATCCTAGAGAAAAGAATATTATCAATAAGATAAATGAACTAAAAGCAGATATAGTATCTAAGAAATATTAAAAATTTCTAATAGAAGGAAAAGTGTTTCTTTTCTTTCTATTTTTGCTTTTTAATATTTAATTTTTAAAGGAGAGAAAATGATATATAGTGTTTCATTAGTATTTATACTAATAATATTTTTATTTATAGGTATGACCTTTGGATTTAATAGAGCAGTAGCTTTTATTCCGGTTCTTTTTATCATTTTTTTACTTGTTGCATTTCTTGGATGGTTTGCAATAAATTTTTTCTGGCTAATACTTCTTGTAATGCTGATAAATTATATTAAAAATCAGAGTCAGCCTAAGAGTACAAAAAAAAGGACATATTATTATAAATTTGAGAGAACAGAAGATTTTGATGATTTTTTTCGTCAGGCAGGACAGCAGAGTGGTGGATATTCTTATGGAGGAAATAATGGAAACCCATTTGGCTATGCTGAAGACAAAACTAAATATTATAAAATTTTAGGTGTTAACTCTAATGCAACAAAAGAGGAAATAAAAAAGGCATATAGAGAACTTGTAAAACAGCACCATCCTGATAAGTTTACTAATGCAAGTGAAGCAGATAAAAAATACCATGAGAATAGGATAAAAGAGATAAATGAAGCTTATGATAAATTGTCAAAAGATTTTTCTTAGCTTGAAATGATTTATAAGCTATGCTATAATTATATGGGTTTAAGTTTAGTGAAAAATTTAACTTATTCTTAACAGATGAAGGAGAAAAAAATGAAATTGAAAACATTGATTCTTGCTGCTGGAAAAGGTACTAGAATGAAGTCGGAACTTCCTAAAGTTATTCATGAAGTAAATGGTATTCCAATGATTTCTAAGATAATAAAAGTTTTAGAGATTTTAAAACCAGAGGAAAATATACTCATTTTAGGTCATAAAAAAGAAGAAGTTCTGAAAGTAGTAGGAGAAAATGCAGACTATGTAGTACAAACTGAGCAACTTGGAACAGGGCATGCAGTGCTGCAAGCAAAGGATAAATTAAAAGACTATGATGGAGATGTAATGATACTTTGTGGAGATACTCCTCTGTTAAGAGAAGAAACTCTTAAGGAACTTTATAAATTTCATAAAGATACAGATTCGGTAACAACTATACTTACCTCTATTTATGATAATCCATTTGGATATGGCAGAATAGTAAAAGAAAATGGACTGGTAAAAGCAATAGTTGAAGAAAAAGAGGCAGATGCTGAAATTAAAAAAATAAAAGAGGTAAATGCTGGAGTATATTGTTTTAAAGGAAGAGAACTTTTTGAAGCTCTTTCAAAAATAACTAATAATAATGAAAAAGGTGAGTACTATTTGACTGATGTAATAGGAATACAAGTTGGAGAAGGAAAACAAGTACAAAGTTATGTATTGAGTGATAATATAGAAATATTAGGTGTGAATTCAAAAGTAGAACTTGCTCAGGCTTCTAAAGTATTGAGAGATAGGAAAAATATAGAGCTTATGGAGAAAGGGGCTATTCTTATAGATCCAGCTACTGTATATATAGAGGAAGATGTAGAGATAGGAAGAGATACTATTATTTATCCAGGAGCAGTTTTACAAGGGAAAACAGTAATTGGAGAAAATTGTCAAATTTTAGGAGCTAGTAGAATAGTTGATAGCATTTTAAGAAATAATATTAAAGTGGAAAGTTCTGTTATAGAAGATAGTATATTAGAAAATGGAGTAACTATAGGACCTTTTGCACATTTAAGACCAAAAAGCCATCTAAAAGAGAAAGTACATATAGGAAACTTTGTAGAAGTAAAAAAATCTGTTTTAGAAAAAGGGGTAAAAGCTGGACATTTAACATATTTGGGAGATGCACAGATTGGAGAAGATACAAATATTGGTGCTGGAACTATAACTTGTAATTATGATGGAAAAAACAAGTTCAAAACTATTGTAGGAAAAAATTCTTTTATAGGAAGTGATTCTATGCTGGTAGCTCCAGTGATTATTGGAGAAAATGCTCTAGTAGGAGCAGGATCAGTAATAACTAAAGATGTTCCTGATAACTCGTTGGCTGTATCAAGAAGTAAACAAATTATTAAAAATGATTGGAGGAAATAAAAAATGGTTAAATCTGAAAATGTTAAGATTTTTGCTGGGACATCAAATGTGGCTTTAGCTACAAAAATTGCTGAGAGGTATGGACTACCACTAGGAGAAGCAGAAGTAGTTAGATTTAAAGATGGAGAGGTTTTTGTTAAAATTGATGAAACAGTTAGAGGTAGAGATGTATTTGTTGTACAATCAACTTCTGAACCTGTTAATGAAAATTTAATGGAACTTTTAATCTTTATTGATGCATTAAAAAGAGCATCTGCAAAGAGCATTACTGTGATTATTCCTTATTATGGATATGCAAGACAAGACAGAAAATCTAGTCCTAGAGAACCAATTACTTCTAAATTGGTAGCAAATTTATTAACAAAATCAGGGGCTAACAGAATTGTTGCCATGGATCTACATGCTGATCAAATTCAAGGATTCTTTGACATTCCAGTAGATCATATGCAGGCTTTACCATTAATGGTAAAATATTTTATGAAAAAGGGACTTTATGGAGATGATGTAGTAGTAGTTTCTCCAGATATTGGTGGAGTAAAAAGAGCTAGAAAGTTAGCTGAATGGTTAGATTGTAAAATAGCTATTATTGATAAAAGAAGACCAAAACCAAATATGTCAGAAGTTATGAATCTTATAGGAGAGGTTCAAGGAAAAACTGCTATATTTATAGATGATATGATTGATACAGCTGGAACTATTACAAATGGTGCTGCTGCTATAATTGACAGAGGAGCAAAAGAAGCTTATGCTTGCTGTACACATGCAGTATTTTCTGATCCTGCTATTGAAAGATTAGCAGAATCTCCTTTAAAAGAAGTTATAGTAACTGATTCTATTGCTTTACCAGAGAGAAAGAAATTAGATAAAATAACTGTTCTTTCAGTTGATGAAATATTCTCAGAAGCTATTAGTAGAATCGTAAATAATCAATCAGTTTCTGAATTATTTGAAAAAGCTGAAACAAAAAGAAATGTTAAATAATCCAGTTGCAAAGGCAAAAAAATAATTTTTTCTAATAAAAGCTAGTAGTTTTACTAGCTTTTTATTTGTATATATGATAAAATTATGGATATTTTAATAATGATATGTTAGGTTAGGTGTATAAATGGATAGAATTAAATATACTTCTTTAAATGCTGACTATAATAAAATAGGAAAATTGTTAAAAGAGGGAAATTTGATAATTTATCCTACAGATACTGTATATGGTGTTGGAGGGATAATAGAATCAGATGAATCTATAGCTAAAATTTATAAAGCTAAAGAAAGAAGCTTTAAATCACCTCTCATTGTTTTAGTGAGTGATGTATCTAAAATAGAAAAAATAGCATATATTGAAGAAAAGAATAGAGAGAAAATAGAAAAATTAATAAAAGAATTCTGGCCTGGAGGACTTACTATTATATTAAACAAAAAAGATAATGTTCCTGATATAATGGTATCAGGCGGGAAAACTGTAGGAGTTAGAATGCCTAATCTTGATACTGCTTTAAAAATAATAGAAGCAGCAGGAGGATTATTGCCAACTACAAGTGCAAATATATCTGGGGAAACGACACCTAGAAGTTATGATGAACTTTCAGAAGAGTTTAAAGAAAGAGTAGAAATATTAGTTGATGGAGGAAGGTGCCCAATAGGAAATGCCTCAACTATAATAGATATGAGTGATAAACCAAAAATTCTTAGAACAGGAGCTATATCTATTGAAGATATAGAAAAAATTATTGGAAAATTAAATGGGGAGGAAATAAATTAATGAAAACACAAAGAGTAAATCCAAATGCAATGAATCCTATGCAGATGAATAATATGTCATCTATGATGGGAATGATGAACAGCATTCAAAAGATAGGGAAAGGTAAAAGAAAATACTCTATTATGCTGGACAAAAATAATAAAAAATTTCTGGCAAAATTTATAGATGAAGTAAAAAAACAATTTGCTTCTTCACCTTTAGGGACACAGGGGCAAGGAGTTAGTGACTTTTTTGATTATGTAAAAAAAATGTGTGAAGATAAAAATCAAATGGAACTTAAAGTTAGTTTTGAGGAATATGAATTCCTTAAAAAGATGGTTATAGATTCTATAAAAGGAATGGAAGCTATGGAGTTCAAATGGTATCAACTTATTAAAAAAGGTATGATAAAAATGATGGTAAAACAATATAGAGAACTTCTAACAAAATTAAAATAAAAATACCTTTATAAAGGGGAGTAATGACGAAAGAATATAGTATTGGAGTATTTGACTCTGGAGTTGGTGGCACAACTGTACTAAAGATAATGGCAGAAATATTACCCCATGAAAATATAATATATTATGCTGATAGTGGTAATGCTCCATATGGTAAAAAAACAGTAGAGGAGTTGCAAAGTCTATGTTTTAATATAATGGACTTTTTTCTGAAAAATAGATGTAAAGCAGTTGTTATAGCTTGTAATACTGCTACTGCTGCTGCTTTAACTGCAATAAAAGAAAGATACGATATACCTGTGATTGGAGTTATAAATCCAGGAGCAAAAGCAGCTGCAAATATGAGCAAAAATGGACATATTGCTGTATTAGCAACACCTTTTACTGCTAATTCAAATGCTTATGGAGAGGAGATAAAAAAAATTTCTAAAAAAGTTTCAGTGTACCAAGAGGGATGTTCTGAGCTATGCACTATGATAGAAGAAGGCTGGGAAAATTTTGAAAATAGAGGCGATATTTTAGATGGGCATATATCCCAATTTCCAGGGTCAGCAGATACACTGGTATTAGGTTGCACTCATTATCCTATTATAAAAGAAGATATAGAAAAATATTTTTCTGGAAAAATAGTTGATCCAGCAAAAGAAACTGTTATTGAACTTGTTGAAGCATTGAGAGATGATGATTTGTTAAATGATTCTAAAGATAGAGGAAAAATAGAATTCTTTGTCAGTGGGAATAAAGAACAATTCAGAAAAATAGCAGAGAAATTTTTAGGATTTGAGGTTAAAAAACTTTATCAAATAGAGAAATAATTAAATAAAGAGGCTGTTGCAGCTTAATGATTTTTTGATCATTAGACTGGACAGCCTCCTTTTAATTACTATGTAAGTTTTATTCTATAATTTTACCATTATGAAAATATTCAATCTAATTTATTGGAATTAAAGAATAGAAAGAAAAATTTAAAATCTTATTTATAAGCATTTCCTATAAGCCCTACAGCCTCTTTTGCTCTCATTATTTTTTCTCTTGCAATAGCTCTTGCTTTTTTAGCACCTTCATAAAGAACTTCCTGTACATAATCGCTATTTTCTACTAAATGTTCTCTTCTTTCTCTTGCTTCTCCAAAATATTCAAGGATAGCATTTAAAAGTTCAGTTTTAGCATGACCATAACCAAAATTTCCAGCAAGGAACTTTTCTTTAAGTTCATTTTGTTTTTCAATAGAAGCAAAAAGAGCATAAAGTTTAGCTATATTATTATTTGGATCTTTTGGCTCTTCCAAAGGAGTAGAATCAGTAACTATGCTCATAACTTGTTTTTTTAATTCTTTTTTTGAAGCAAACATATTTATTGTGTTTCCATAAGATTTACTCATTTTTTGACCATCTGTTCCTGGAATAACTGCAAGATCATCCATTATGAGAGGATCAGGAAGTTTAAAGAGATCTACACCATACTGCTGATTAAATTTCATAGCTATATCCCTTGTCATTTCAAGATGCTGTTTTTGATCTTTTCCTACTGGGACAACATCAGTATCATATATCAGAATATCAGCAGCCATAAGCACAGGATAAGTCATAAGACCTGCATTTGGAGTAAAACCCTTAGCAATTTTATCTTTATATGAATGTCCTCTTTCCAGCAATCCAACAGGGGTAACATTTGAAAGAAGCCAAGAAAGCTCAACATGTTCTGGTATGTCAGATTGGAGAAATATAGTAGATTTCTCAGGATTTAATCCAAGAGCAAGATAATCTAATACAATATTATATGTATTTTCTTTTAAAGATTTTGGATCAGTAAGAGAAGTAAGTGAATGATAGTCAGCAATAAAGTAGAAACCTTCAAATTCACCACTGTTTTGATTTTTTACGAACTGGCTGATTGCACCAAAGTAGTTTCCAAGATGAAGGATTCCGCTAGGTTGAATACCAGATAAACTTCTTTTCATAGAAATTCCTCCTAAAACTAAATATATTCTACATAGTACCATATATATAAAAAAAATTCAATGATACAGCTCTTTTTAAAAAAGAGGTAATGTAGTATAATGAAATAGATAAATGGGAAAATAGAAAGAAAATTTTGGAGGGATAATATGGATTATTATGTGGGAATAGACTTGGGAGGAACAAATACTAAAATAGGACTGTTGAATATAGAAGGAGATATTTTAAAGAGTTCTATAATAAAAACACTTTCATCAGAAGGTGTGGACAAGACTATGGAAAGAATATGGGGAGTAATACAGGAGCTCGCAAAAGAAACAAATATAAATGTAGAAGATATAAAGGGGATAGGAATGGGAATTCCAGGACCTGTTGAAGAGCAAAGTATAGTAGCTTTTTTTGCAAATTTTCCTTGGGGAACTAATGTAAATATAAAAGAAAAGCTTGAAAAAATAACAGGAATAGAAACAAAGTTAGATAATGATGCAAATATTATAGCATTAGGAGAAGCTAAATATGGAGCTGCAAAAGGAAGTAAAAGTAGTGTAACAGTCGCACTAGGGACAGGTATAGGAGGAGGAATATATGTAAATGGAATGCTTATATCTGGATTTAAAGGTGCTGGTGGAGAAATAGGTCATATGAAAATAGTAAAAGAAGGAAGATTATGTGGCTGTGGACAAAGAGGTTGTTTTGAAGCATATGCTTCTGCAACTGGGTTAATAAGAGAGGCAGTGTCAAGGCTTACTGTAAATAAACAAAATCTTCTTTATACAATGATAGAAGGGAATATAGCAGGACTTGAAGCAAAAGATATATTTGATGCTGCTAAAGAAGGAGATGCTTTTTCACTAGATTTGGTAGATTATGAGGCAGAGTATTTAGCTATGGGAATAGCTAATATTTTAAATATAATAAATCCTGAAACTATAGTTTTAGGTGGAGGAGTTGCATTAGCAGGAGATATTTTATTGAATCCTCTTAGAAAAAAATTAGAAAAATATGCTCTTCCAGTTACTTTGGAAGATTTAAAAATAGTTCAGGGAATTTTAGGAAATGAAGCTGGAATAAAAGGCGCAGTTGGACTTTTTTCATAAAAATTGAATTATTTCTTCTTAGTTTATAAAGTTTTTGTAATTTTTACTTAAAGTTATTGACAAAGCTTGAATAAAAGATTATATTTAATAGTGAAAGTATAATTTTAAAATCTTAGTTTCATAAAACAAATCTAAAGTTCTAAAATAAAACAAAACAGAGAGTCTTTATAAAAACTTAGGAGGTATTTTAGCTATGAAAAAGACAAGTTTAATATTAGGGGCATTATTACTAGCAGCAGGTTTGGCTGGATGTGGTGAGAAAAAAGAAGCTGCTCCAGCAGATACAGCATCAGCACCAAAAGCAGAAAAAAAATTAAGAATAGGTTTTACAGCTTATAAATTTGATGATAACTTTATTGCATTGTACAGAAAGGTTGTACAAGATGAAGCTAAGAAAATGGAAGATAAAGTAGATTTAACAATGGTTGATTCTCAAAATAGCCAACAAACTCAAAATGATCAGATAGATGTAATGCTTTCTAAAGGAATAGATGCATTAGCAGTTAACTTGGTTGACCCAGCAGCTGGGCAAACAGTAATGGAGAAAATTAAAGCTGAGAATGTTCCTGTTGTATTTTATAATAAAAAACCAGCAAAGGAAGTTTTAGCAGCTTATGATAAAGCTTATTATGTAGGAATTGATCCTAATGCTCAAGGGATAGCTCAAGGGGAACTTATCATGAAAGCTTGGAAAGCCAATCCAGATTTAGATTTGAATAAAGATGGAAAAATTCAATATGTAATGATTAAAGGAGAACCTGGACATCCAGATGCTGAAGCAAGAACAATTTACTCAATAAAAACTTTAAATGACAATGGAATAGAAACTGAAGAATTACATTTAGATACTGCAATGTGGGATACTGCACAGGCAAAAGATAAAATGGATGCATGGTTGTCAGGACCTAATGGAGATAAAATTGAAGTTGTTATCTGTAATAATGATGGAATGGCTCTAGGAGCTATTGAATCAATGAAAGCTGTTGGAAAGAAACTTCCAGTATTTGGAGTTGACGCTTTACCAGAAGCAATTGTTAAAATTGAAGCAGGAGAAATGGCAGGAACTGTTCTTAATGATGCAAAAGGACAAGGAAGTGCTACTTGGGATATGGTAGTTAACTTAGCAGAAGGAAAATCTCCAACTGAAGGAACTGACAGAAAATTAGATGAAAAAGAAATTTTAATACCTAGTATTGGAATTGATAAAGATAATGTTGCAGAATTTAAATAAGATAAAATTATATAAATAAATTATTTTTAGGAAGAGAAGGGGGATTGTTTTATAGACACATCTCCCTTTTTCCAGAAAAAGAATATAGAAAAGTTAGTAATAGTAAGGAGACAATATGAATGATTTAGAATATATACTAGAAATGGATAATATTTCTAAAGAGTTTCCGGGGGTAAAAGCGTTAGATGGGGCTAATTTAAAAGTCAGACCTCATTCTGTTCATGCGCTCATGGGTGAAAATGGTGCTGGAAAATCAACTCTAATGAAATGTTTATTTGGAATTTATGAAAAAGATAGTGGAAAGATACTATTTGAAGGGAAAGAGATAAATTTTACTTCTGCAAAAGAAGCTCTTGATAATGGAGTATCAATGGTTCATCAAGAACTCAATCAAGTACTTCAAAGAAATGTACTTGATAATATATGGCTTGGAAGATATCCTCAAAAAGGATTTTTTATAGATGAGAAAAAAATGTATAATGATACAAAAAAAATATTTGAAGAACTTGAAATAGATGTAGATCCACATTCAAAAGTAGCAGATCTTGCAGTTTCAGAAAGACAAATGATAGAAATAGCAAAAGCAGTATCATATAATTCGAAAATAATTGTGATGGACGAGCCTACTTCTTCACTTACTGAAAAAGAGGTAGAACATCTATTTAAAATAATTAATAAACTAAGAGATAAAGGGTGTGGAATAGTATATATTTCTCATAAAATGGAAGAGATAAAAGCTATATCAGACGATATTACTATTCTTAGAGATGGTAAATGGATAGCAACGGAATCGGTTGCGAATCTTTCAACTGATCAAATAATAAATATGATGGTAGGAAGAGATTTAACTAATCGTTTTCCACCAAAGGACAATGTAGTAAAAGAATGTATTTTAAAGGTAGATGGACTTACAGCTGCAAAGCAACCTTCTATTAATGATATTAGTTTTGAGCTTCATAAGGGAGAAATATTAGGAGTGGCAGGATTAGTCGGAGCAAAAAGAACTGATATTGTGGAAACAATATTTGGTATAAGGGAAAAAGCATCAGGAAGTATATTTTTAAATGGAAAAGAAGTTAAGAATAAGACTCCTAATGAGGCAATAGAAAACGGATTTGCATTAGTAACAGAAGAACGTAGAGCTACAGGGATATATAGTATGCTTAATGTTGGGTTTAATTCTACTATTTCAAATTTAGACAGATATTTAAGTAAATTTCGTTTGTTAAGTGATAAAGATATTAAAAAGGATACTCAATGGGTAATAGACAGTATGAGAGTAAAGACACCTTCTCAATCAACAAGTATAGGATCTCTATCTGGAGGAAATCAGCAAAAAGTAATATTGGGAAGATGGCTATTAACTGAACCAGATGTGCTTATGCTAGATGAACCTACAAGAGGAATAGATGTTTTAGCAAAATTTGAAATTTATCAACTTATGATAGAACTTGCTAAAAAAGATAAAGGAATTATTATGATTTCTTCTGAAATGCCAGAACTTTTAGGAGTGACAGACAGAATACTTGTAATGAGTAATGGAAGAGTTGCAGGGATAGTAAAAACATCTGAAACATCTCAAGAAGAAATAATGACTTTATCAGCAAAATATCTATAGAAAAAGGGAGAAAAAAATGAATATACGTACAAAAGATGGAAAAATTGATTTTAAAAAATTATTTATACAAAGTGGACTTTATCTTGTTCTTTTCTTAATGCTGGTTTTAATAATTGCTAAAGAACCTTCATTTTTAAGTATAAGAAACTTTAAGAATATTCTTACTCAATCATCTGTAAGAGCAATCATAGCTCTTGGAGTTGCTGGATTAATTGTAACTCAAGGAACAGACCTTTCAGTAGGAAGACAAGTAGGATTTTCAGCTGTTATTTCAGCAACATTATTACAGGCAACTACAAATGTAAATAAAGTATTTCCTAACTTAGGGGAATTTCCAGTAATTGGAGCAATTATTATTGTAATGATTGTTGGTATGGTGATTGGATCAATAAATGGTATTATAGTTGCAAAACTTAATGTTCACCCATTTATTGCTACTTTAGGAATGATGACTATTGTTTATGGAATTAACTCATTATATTATGACTATGTTGGAGCTTCTCCAATATCAGGATTTAGTAAAAGTTACAGTTCATTTGCACAGGGATATATAGGAACTCCGAGTTTTAATATGTCTTATCTCATAATATATGCAGCAGTTGCTACTGCAATAATGTGGATATTATGGAATAAAACAAAATTTGGTAAGAATGTATTTGCAGTTGGTGGAAATCCAGAAGCAGCAAAAGTATCAGGAGTAAATGTGGCTTGGACACTTGTTAAAATATATGCTTTATCAGGTATGTATTATGCTTTTGGTGGATTGCTTGAAGCTGGACGTATTGGTTCTGCAACAAATAACTTAGGAAATATGTATGAAATGGATGCTATAGCAGCCTGTGTTATTGGTGGAGTTTCATTTTATGGAGGAGTTGGAAAGATATCTGGGGTAATAACAGGAGTTATCATCCTTACTGTTATCAACTATGGTTTGACTTATGTAGGAGTAAGTCCATACTGGCAATATATCATAAAAGGTATGATAATTGTAGCAGCTGTGGCATTTGATGCTATCAAATACTCAAAGAAAAAATAGTTGAAACTTAATATACAGAGAAAATAAATTTTATGCCTAACTTTCAAAAGTTAGGCTTTTTTTACAGATATCTTTCATCCTCACATTGACAAAGTATCGAATCTACAATATAATTATATAGACAAAAAATAATATAATCAACAAATATATAGACTAATAATATAACTATAACGACTAAAGAAGGGAATAATATGCAGTGTACCAAGATATTGACAGATGAAAATAATAAAGAGTTGGCTGTACATGGAAATTATGAATTTCCATGTGCTGTATATTTTTCATATGTATCGAAATATACAGCTGGGGAGATAGATTGGCACTGGCACAAAGAGATAGAGATAATAAATATATATCAAGGAACACTTTATGTAGAAATAGAAAATAAAAAATTTATTCTATCAAAGGGAGATAGCCTTTTTATAAATTCTGAAGAGATGCATTTTATGAAAATGAATACAAAGGAAGAATGTGTAATAATATCTTTCGTATTTAATAAATCACTAATATGTGGTGATAAAGGAAATAATATAGAACAAAAATATATAGATCCTCTTATTAATTGTAAAGAACTTTCAGCTTTGGAATTAACTAAAGAAGATTCAAAAAAATTAGCACAAGCATATTATTCTTATTCAAATAATATTTTAGGTTATGAAATAATAGTAAGAAATATATTAAGTGAGATTCTTTTAAATATAATAAGAAAGAACCAGAAACTTTTAGAAAAATCAAGTAATAATAGTAATACAGATAAAGAAAGAATTAAACGTATGCTTGCCTTTATATATAAAAATTATTCTGAGGATATAAGTCTTGCTGATATAGCAAAAGAAGCATTTATTGGAGAAAGGGAAGCTTTGAGATGTTTTGCAAGAACTATCGGAATATCTCCAATAGAATATTTGTTAAAGTATCGAATATACACAGCAGCAGAAATGCTGAGAAATAGTGAACAGCCAATTGCAGAGATATGTTTGCAGACAGGGTTTAATAGTCCAAGTTATTTTTCAAAAGTTTTTTGTCGAATGTTGGGAACAACTCCAAGAGAGTACAGGAAAAATAAAGTAAAATCAGATATTAAAAATAAAATCTTTTTACTGGATAATAAATAAATATTTTAGAATAAATTTACCTCATCTGCAAAATAATAGGATGAGGTATTTTTTATGATATTTTTGTACATAGATTGAGAGGAATTATAATTTATATTATGTTAAACTTTATTTACTATTGATAGAAATTAAATAAGGGAGTAATCTATGGAGATAATTCAAATAAAAATCTTATAAAAAAATATAAAAATGAAAAGAAAGTATTGGATATAAAAGGACTTACAGTGAGGCAGGGAGAAATTTTTTCTCTTTTAGGACCTAATGGAGCAGGAAAATCAACTCTGATAAATATATTAACTACTTACCTTGATTATAATTCTGGGGAAATAAAAATTTCAGGAAAAGATTTAAGAAAAGAATATTATGAAATAAGAAAAAAATAGCTTGTGTAGCACAAAATATTTCTATTGATGAATATCTTTCTTTAAAAGAAAACTTAATTTTTCAAGGAGAGTTGTATGGAATAGAAAATCATAAAATAAATGAAAGTATGTGTGCAGTATTTAAATGTATGCCACCTTTTTCAGAAAATTCACAAAAAATTTACAAAAGGTTTTATACTGAATGGTTGCCATATTCAGGGTATACCTATGGAGAGGTTGCAGATATAGAAGTTTATCCTGATAATAATGAAAATAGTATGGAAATATGGTTTTCTATAAAGTTAAAAAAGTAAAAAAATGTTGTAGAATAAAAAGAATTGTGATATACTTTTTAAGTAAAAAATATTTACAAATAAAAAAAATATCCAAAGAAAAACGTGCAATTTTTCTTTAAAATAAAAGACGATTTTTTTTCGTCTTTTTTTGATTATTGAAAATAAAATTACTTTATGGAGGATATTTATGAAAGAAACTAAGTACATATTTGTAACAGGTGGAGTGGTGTCATCACTAGGAAAAGGAATAACAGCATCATCATTAGGTAGGTTATTGAGAGAAAGAGGATATAATGTAACTATCCAGAAATTTGATCCCTATATTAATAT
Above is a window of Fusobacterium varium DNA encoding:
- the glcK_1 gene encoding Glucokinase, whose protein sequence is MDYYVGIDLGGTNTKIGLLNIEGDILKSSIIKTLSSEGVDKTMERIWGVIQELAKETNINVEDIKGIGMGIPGPVEEQSIVAFFANFPWGTNVNIKEKLEKITGIETKLDNDANIIALGEAKYGAAKGSKSSVTVALGTGIGGGIYVNGMLISGFKGAGGEIGHMKIVKEGRLCGCGQRGCFEAYASATGLIREAVSRLTVNKQNLLYTMIEGNIAGLEAKDIFDAAKEGDAFSLDLVDYEAEYLAMGIANILNIINPETIVLGGGVALAGDILLNPLRKKLEKYALPVTLEDLKIVQGILGNEAGIKGAVGLFS
- the mglB gene encoding D-galactose/ D-glucose-binding protein: MKKTSLILGALLLAAGLAGCGEKKEAAPADTASAPKAEKKLRIGFTAYKFDDNFIALYRKVVQDEAKKMEDKVDLTMVDSQNSQQTQNDQIDVMLSKGIDALAVNLVDPAAGQTVMEKIKAENVPVVFYNKKPAKEVLAAYDKAYYVGIDPNAQGIAQGELIMKAWKANPDLDLNKDGKIQYVMIKGEPGHPDAEARTIYSIKTLNDNGIETEELHLDTAMWDTAQAKDKMDAWLSGPNGDKIEVVICNNDGMALGAIESMKAVGKKLPVFGVDALPEAIVKIEAGEMAGTVLNDAKGQGSATWDMVVNLAEGKSPTEGTDRKLDEKEILIPSIGIDKDNVAEFK
- the mglA_2 gene encoding Galactose/methyl galactoside import ATP-binding protein MglA, with translation MNDLEYILEMDNISKEFPGVKALDGANLKVRPHSVHALMGENGAGKSTLMKCLFGIYEKDSGKILFEGKEINFTSAKEALDNGVSMVHQELNQVLQRNVLDNIWLGRYPQKGFFIDEKKMYNDTKKIFEELEIDVDPHSKVADLAVSERQMIEIAKAVSYNSKIIVMDEPTSSLTEKEVEHLFKIINKLRDKGCGIVYISHKMEEIKAISDDITILRDGKWIATESVANLSTDQIINMMVGRDLTNRFPPKDNVVKECILKVDGLTAAKQPSINDISFELHKGEILGVAGLVGAKRTDIVETIFGIREKASGSIFLNGKEVKNKTPNEAIENGFALVTEERRATGIYSMLNVGFNSTISNLDRYLSKFRLLSDKDIKKDTQWVIDSMRVKTPSQSTSIGSLSGGNQQKVILGRWLLTEPDVLMLDEPTRGIDVLAKFEIYQLMIELAKKDKGIIMISSEMPELLGVTDRILVMSNGRVAGIVKTSETSQEEIMTLSAKYL
- the mglC gene encoding Galactoside transport system permease protein mglC, encoding MNIRTKDGKIDFKKLFIQSGLYLVLFLMLVLIIAKEPSFLSIRNFKNILTQSSVRAIIALGVAGLIVTQGTDLSVGRQVGFSAVISATLLQATTNVNKVFPNLGEFPVIGAIIIVMIVGMVIGSINGIIVAKLNVHPFIATLGMMTIVYGINSLYYDYVGASPISGFSKSYSSFAQGYIGTPSFNMSYLIIYAAVATAIMWILWNKTKFGKNVFAVGGNPEAAKVSGVNVAWTLVKIYALSGMYYAFGGLLEAGRIGSATNNLGNMYEMDAIAACVIGGVSFYGGVGKISGVITGVIILTVINYGLTYVGVSPYWQYIIKGMIIVAAVAFDAIKYSKKK
- the melR_1 gene encoding Melibiose operon regulatory protein; translated protein: MQCTKILTDENNKELAVHGNYEFPCAVYFSYVSKYTAGEIDWHWHKEIEIINIYQGTLYVEIENKKFILSKGDSLFINSEEMHFMKMNTKEECVIISFVFNKSLICGDKGNNIEQKYIDPLINCKELSALELTKEDSKKLAQAYYSYSNNILGYEIIVRNILSEILLNIIRKNQKLLEKSSNNSNTDKERIKRMLAFIYKNYSEDISLADIAKEAFIGEREALRCFARTIGISPIEYLLKYRIYTAAEMLRNSEQPIAEICLQTGFNSPSYFSKVFCRMLGTTPREYRKNKVKSDIKNKIFLLDNK
- the drrA gene encoding Doxorubicin resistance ATP-binding protein DrrA, whose translation is MRQGEIFSLLGPNGAGKSTLINILTTYLDYNSGEIKISGKDLRKEYYEIRKK
- a CDS encoding DNA gyrase inhibitor; translated protein: MYGIENHKINESMCAVFKCMPPFSENSQKIYKRFYTEWLPYSGYTYGEVADIEVYPDNNENSMEIWFSIKLKK